Part of the Verrucomicrobiia bacterium genome is shown below.
ACGCCGAGAAGGGGTGCGGCGGAGCCTTCCAGTTCACGGGCTACACGAAGAATCGTGCCATCGCCACCGAGTACGATGATGAGATCGGCTGTTTTCCCGATGTGCTTGAGTGTGCGGCCTGCCTGGGGCCTGGCTGCGAGGGTGGCTGCTTCGTGTTCGAGCAGGACATCGACTTTGCTGTCCTCGAGCAGCGAGAGCAATTCGCACAAGCGGTCACGCGCTTGGGGTTTCCCGGCGTGCACGGCGACGCCTACAGTCCTTGGGATGCGGAGTTTCACGGTTTGTGAAGTGCGATGAGAAATTCCTTGTTGCCGGCTGGACCGAGCAGGGGAGACTCGATGACTCCCAGCAGGGTCAACCCGAGTGTCTCCGTTGCAAAGTCCTGGATCATCTTCGTCACGGCGTCGTGTACCCGGGAGTCTCGCACAACACCACCTTTTTTCACGAGCTTTTTCCCCGCTTCGAATTGTGGCTTGATAAGCGCCACAATCGCGCCCCCAGCCTTGAGGATGCCGACAGCCGCAGGCAGGACCTTCGTTAAGGAGATGAATGAGACGTCAATGGTCGTGAGATCAACGAGTTCGCCAAGAGTGGCCACCGTGAGATTGCGCGCGTTGATCTCGTCGTGGATGACGACGCGTGCATTCTGGCGCAGCTTCCAGTCGAGCTGGCCCTTGCCGACATCTACGGCATACACGCGCGCCGCTTCACGCTGTAACAGGCAATCTGTGAAACCGCCCGTGGAAGCGCCGAGATCGGCACAAATGAGGCCACGACAGGAAATCTGGAACGCGTTAAGTGCAGCTTCGAGTTTGTGGCCACCGCGGCTGGCATATTTGTCGGCAACTTCAATGAGGAGTACGGCATCTTCCGCGACAAGCTCGCTGGGCTTGTGGGCGAGCTGTCCATTAACGCGGACCGCTCCCGCGAGAATGAAGCGCTTCGCTTTCTCGCGGCTTTCCACCAAACCGCGGGTAACAAGTTGGGTATCGATACGCTCACGCATGGTTGTAGCCACCAAGCTTACTGCGGGGCAGTCCGACTCCCACTAGGCTGTACGTGCACTTGCGGCGCCGAGCACACGAAACTGTTGGGGCTTCTCGTGCCGCGTCGCGGATTCCGCGAGCAGCTCCTTAACCCGGGCAACCGCGGTTTTGGAGTTCAGGCCATACTTGTCCTGGAGATCCTTGTTGCTCGAGGCGTGCTCGAGGAAATTATCGGGCCAACCGACGCGGGCGACAGGTGTGTCAATTCGCAAGTCTTCGAGCGCCTCCAGGACAGCGCTACCAAAACCGCCCATCAGCACGTGATCCTCCAGCGTGCAAAGCACCTTGCAGATGCGTCCGTATTTCTCAATCACTTCACGATCAATCGGCTTGCAGAACCGCGCGTTGATCAGGGCGACCGACAGGCCGTCCGCTTGCAAGGCCGCAACTGTCTCGCGCGCCATCTTGGTCATGGCGCCATAGAAAATCACAGCGACATCAGTTCCGTGCTGCAGCACTTCGGCTTTGCCAAGCGGCAGGATGGCAGGACGTTCCTTGATAGGCACACCTTCACCGGCACCGCGTGGATAGCGGATGAAAATGGGCCCATGATTTTGCAGCGCGGTCCACAACATATCAACAAACTCGTCTTCATCCTTGGGCGCCATAAGGATCGCCCGTGGTATGCATCGCGCATAGGCGATGTCAAACACGCCATGATGAGTTGGACCGTCATTGGCCGACAAACCGGCGCGATCCATGGCGAAGATCACATCCAGGTTCTGCAGCGCGACATCGTGAATGATGCAGTCGTAGGCGCGCTGAAGAAACGTGGAATAAATTGCGCAGACAGGCCGGTACCCCATGGTGGCCATACCCGCCGCAAAAATGACCCCATGTTCCTCAGCGATACCCACGTCGAAATAACGGTCAGGCTTCGCCTTCTGGAGTCGAATAAGACTCGTGCCGCTGGGCATTGCAGCCGTGATGCCGATAAGCTTGCTGTTTACGTCACAGAACCGCACAAGAGCGTCAGCGAAAACATCCTGATAATTGGCCGGCACGCCTTCCTTCTTCGGCGGCGACTTGCCAGTGGCAACGTCAAATGGTCCACAGCCATGGAACGTTTGCGGGTCCTCAATGGCTTTCTCATAGCCTTTGCCCTTCTTGGTGAGAATGTGTATTAGTACCGGCACCTCCTGCTGCTTGGCCCATGTCAACGTCTCGATAAGTAACTGGGTGTTGTGGCCGTCGACGGGGCCGATGTAACGGAGGCCAAACTCCTCGAACAGCAGGCTGGGGACGATGAAGCCTTTGACGGCCTCTTCCACCTTATGGCCGATCTGCGCCAGTTCGGGGCCGACGCGGGGGAAGCGCTCGAGGAAGTGGTCGATCCGCTTGTGTGCCGCCGCGTAAGACGGATGGCGCACAATGCGATTGAGGTACTCGGCAATTGCGCCGACGTTCTTCG
Proteins encoded:
- the dxs gene encoding 1-deoxy-D-xylulose-5-phosphate synthase: MGRYLDMINSPADVKLLTMEQLQTLAQEIRDELITVLSKTGGHLAPNLGVVELTIALHRVFESPKDKFVWDVSHQVYVHKLLTGRRGEFSKIRQTGGPMGFAFRAESPYDCFGAGHAGTALSAALGMAAARDQGKTDENVICIAGDAALTNGITYEALNNIKATTKRFIAILNDNEWSIAKNVGAIAEYLNRIVRHPSYAAAHKRIDHFLERFPRVGPELAQIGHKVEEAVKGFIVPSLLFEEFGLRYIGPVDGHNTQLLIETLTWAKQQEVPVLIHILTKKGKGYEKAIEDPQTFHGCGPFDVATGKSPPKKEGVPANYQDVFADALVRFCDVNSKLIGITAAMPSGTSLIRLQKAKPDRYFDVGIAEEHGVIFAAGMATMGYRPVCAIYSTFLQRAYDCIIHDVALQNLDVIFAMDRAGLSANDGPTHHGVFDIAYARCIPRAILMAPKDEDEFVDMLWTALQNHGPIFIRYPRGAGEGVPIKERPAILPLGKAEVLQHGTDVAVIFYGAMTKMARETVAALQADGLSVALINARFCKPIDREVIEKYGRICKVLCTLEDHVLMGGFGSAVLEALEDLRIDTPVARVGWPDNFLEHASSNKDLQDKYGLNSKTAVARVKELLAESATRHEKPQQFRVLGAASARTA
- a CDS encoding TlyA family RNA methyltransferase; the protein is MRERIDTQLVTRGLVESREKAKRFILAGAVRVNGQLAHKPSELVAEDAVLLIEVADKYASRGGHKLEAALNAFQISCRGLICADLGASTGGFTDCLLQREAARVYAVDVGKGQLDWKLRQNARVVIHDEINARNLTVATLGELVDLTTIDVSFISLTKVLPAAVGILKAGGAIVALIKPQFEAGKKLVKKGGVVRDSRVHDAVTKMIQDFATETLGLTLLGVIESPLLGPAGNKEFLIALHKP